Part of the Bacteroidota bacterium genome is shown below.
CGGCCGGCCTGAGTACCGTAAAGGCTATTCCTGTCTGCCCGATCATGGATGTATAGATGCGGTCGGCTGTGGTAAAGCCTTTATCCTTGTCCTGAACAGCATCCAGAGCAAGATGCCCGAAGATTGTTGTGGTAAAAAGCTTCTTACTCAGATAAATAGATCCCAGCAGAGAGACAAAGATGGCTATAATGACTATAAAAAAGGCTTTCAGGATATTTTCAAAGTTAACTCCGCTGAAGTCCCAGCCTACATTGCCAATCATGCTCAGTGTCAGTCCTGTCACCACCAGCACAATGCCCGAGATTCCCGCCACACCGAAGCCTGGCAGGGCAAAGACCTCAATCAGAATAAGTACCACGCCTACCATGAAGAGGATGATCTCCCAGTGATTGGCCAGCCCTTCCAGGTAAAGGGGGGCAAAATAAAGCATGGCGGCAACGATGGAGGCCACCAAAGGAAATCCCACACCGGGTGATTGCAGCTCGAAATATATACCCCCGATGATGATCATAATCAGGATACCACTTACCACGGGGTTAATCAGGAATCCGATGATTTTGTCGGTGGCTGTCAGTTCCTGTTCAATGATCTCGTAATCAGTAATGTTGTTCAACTTCAGTATCTCGCTGATGCTTTCTGCTTTTCCCTCACAAAACCCGT
Proteins encoded:
- a CDS encoding nodulation protein NfeD encodes the protein IACDSIYMNPVASMGAATVVDQTGQPVPDKYQSYMRSWMRATAEANGRDPDIAQAMVDPDIYIPGIVDTGKVLTLTTTEAMKYGFCEGKAESISEILKLNNITDYEIIEQELTATDKIIGFLINPVVSGILIMIIIGGIYFELQSPGVGFPLVASIVAAMLYFAPLYLEGLANHWEIILFMVGVVLILIEVFALPGFGVAGISGIVLVVTGLTLSMIGNVGWDFSGVNFENILKAFFIVIIAIFVSLLGSIYLSKKLFTTTIFGHLALDAVQDKDKGFTTADRIYTSMIGQTGIAFTVLRPAGKVKIANDIYDATAVSGFIDKGESVKVVDYQTTQLFVMKTEENSHE